In Chitinibacter sp. SCUT-21, a single genomic region encodes these proteins:
- a CDS encoding HDOD domain-containing protein codes for MLRWLINQFLPTADDAPSVSTRSETPQTAEIVPVADKVSGLLRRRAIYNRQWQIIAYTFSLRDLAYMSHSPEQAVSHDDILLSEIERILANQTLNTAIWIELGWKSLPLLLKHHFHKELTIIAHGDIDDTAEDVDTMLQALQSQYVIGATAKRWHQTHPGIGKQITLIALNVQSPDFAVLSQQVNTCRQIAAQAKLWVNDVDSREAAEACFQLGADFVSGRVFNWPEAQQLAFPDSFLHLNRVMQMARQNADAKLIADELKTDPALSVRLLRYVNSAALGLAHSISNLDQAIVVVGNQRLYRWLSLLLFSSKGDSTLDQTLLETALTRARLMETAAATHLSAAECELLFLTGLFSLLDFLLRVPRAVLLKELNPPQIVIDTLCGQSTAFSPFLQLAEQSEVNWPSTTLLEQCQLTSSEFNRLQIEATLWTLSALAS; via the coding sequence ATGCTACGCTGGCTGATCAATCAATTTCTCCCCACAGCTGACGACGCGCCCAGCGTTAGTACTCGCAGCGAAACACCCCAGACCGCCGAAATAGTGCCCGTTGCCGACAAAGTCAGCGGACTATTGCGCCGCCGTGCGATTTACAATCGGCAATGGCAAATTATTGCCTATACGTTCAGCCTGCGTGATCTGGCCTATATGAGCCACAGCCCCGAACAAGCAGTTAGCCACGATGATATTTTGCTCAGCGAAATTGAACGCATTTTGGCCAATCAAACTCTCAATACCGCGATCTGGATCGAGCTTGGCTGGAAAAGCCTGCCTCTGTTGCTAAAACACCATTTTCATAAAGAGCTAACCATCATTGCGCACGGCGATATTGACGATACGGCTGAAGACGTCGATACAATGCTGCAGGCGCTGCAATCGCAGTATGTCATCGGAGCTACAGCCAAACGCTGGCATCAAACTCACCCCGGTATTGGTAAACAAATCACCTTAATTGCACTGAACGTGCAATCGCCCGATTTTGCTGTTTTAAGCCAACAGGTTAATACTTGCCGCCAGATTGCTGCGCAAGCTAAGTTATGGGTTAATGATGTAGATAGCCGAGAGGCGGCTGAGGCGTGTTTTCAATTAGGCGCAGATTTTGTTAGCGGTCGTGTATTTAATTGGCCCGAAGCGCAACAACTGGCTTTTCCCGATAGCTTTTTGCATCTGAATCGCGTGATGCAAATGGCACGGCAAAATGCGGATGCCAAACTGATTGCGGATGAACTTAAAACCGATCCGGCCTTAAGTGTACGGCTATTACGTTATGTGAATTCCGCTGCCTTGGGTTTGGCGCATTCGATCAGCAATTTGGATCAGGCGATTGTCGTTGTTGGCAATCAGCGGCTGTATCGCTGGCTGTCTTTATTGCTATTTTCATCCAAAGGCGACAGCACACTTGATCAAACCTTGCTCGAAACCGCGCTTACGCGAGCGCGTTTAATGGAAACTGCTGCAGCCACGCATTTAAGCGCCGCCGAGTGCGAGCTTTTATTCTTAACCGGTTTGTTTTCGCTACTGGATTTTTTGCTGCGCGTGCCACGCGCGGTGTTATTGAAAGAACTCAATCCTCCCCAGATTGTTATCGACACCTTATGCGGCCAATCGACTGCATTTAGCCCATTTTTACAATTGGCCGAACAAAGCGAAGTAAACTGGCCAAGCACTACTTTGCTGGAGCAATGCCAACTCACAAGTAGCGAATTTAACCGCCTGCAAATTGAAGCTACTTTGTGGACTTTATCTGCACTGGCAAGCTAG